Proteins from a single region of Mucilaginibacter daejeonensis:
- the fbaA gene encoding class II fructose-bisphosphate aldolase translates to MDLKNYKGVLHGDQVQEMFEAAKKHQFALPAVNVIGTNSINAVMETAKAVNSPVIIQLSNGGAQFYAGKSLDNAQLQACILGAVSAAKHVHLLAEHYGVAVILHTDHAAKKLLPWIDGMLEHGEKFFAETGKPLFSSHMLDLSEEPIEENIEVSAKYLERMSKMGMTIEIELGVTGGEEDGVDNSDVDSSRLYTQPEEVAYAYEHLSAVSHRFTVAAAFGNVHGVYKPGNVKLMPVILHNSQEFLKKKHDIAAEKPINFVFHGGSGSSQEEIREAISYGAIKMNIDTDMQWAFWEGIKDYYKSKEGYLQSQIGSPDGDDSPNKKYYDPRVWLRKGEETFVKRLTQAFADLNCLDVNSKL, encoded by the coding sequence ATGGATCTTAAAAATTATAAAGGCGTATTGCACGGCGATCAGGTGCAGGAAATGTTCGAAGCGGCTAAAAAGCACCAATTTGCTTTGCCAGCCGTTAACGTGATCGGTACCAACTCTATCAATGCTGTAATGGAGACCGCCAAAGCGGTGAACTCACCGGTGATCATTCAATTATCTAACGGTGGCGCTCAGTTCTATGCTGGAAAATCGTTAGACAATGCACAACTGCAAGCCTGCATCCTGGGTGCGGTATCGGCTGCTAAACACGTTCACTTACTGGCCGAGCACTACGGTGTTGCGGTGATCTTACATACTGACCACGCTGCTAAAAAATTGCTGCCATGGATCGATGGTATGCTGGAGCATGGCGAAAAGTTCTTTGCCGAGACCGGTAAGCCATTGTTCTCATCACACATGCTTGACCTTTCTGAAGAGCCTATCGAAGAGAACATCGAGGTATCTGCTAAATATTTGGAGCGCATGTCAAAAATGGGCATGACCATCGAGATCGAGCTGGGTGTTACCGGTGGTGAGGAAGATGGCGTGGATAACAGCGATGTGGACAGCTCACGTTTATATACTCAGCCAGAAGAAGTGGCTTACGCTTATGAGCACCTGTCTGCCGTTAGTCACCGCTTTACGGTGGCTGCTGCTTTTGGTAACGTGCACGGCGTATACAAACCAGGTAATGTGAAACTGATGCCGGTGATCCTGCACAACTCACAAGAGTTCCTGAAAAAGAAACATGACATCGCTGCCGAAAAACCGATCAACTTTGTATTCCATGGTGGATCAGGTTCGAGCCAGGAAGAGATCCGTGAGGCTATCTCTTACGGTGCTATCAAAATGAATATCGATACCGATATGCAGTGGGCGTTCTGGGAAGGCATCAAAGATTACTACAAATCGAAAGAAGGTTACCTGCAATCACAGATCGGTAGCCCTGATGGTGACGACTCTCCGAACAAGAAATACTATGATCCGCGTGTATGGTTACGTAAAGGCGAAGAGACCTTCGTTAAACGTTTGACCCAGGCATTTGCCGATCTTAACTGTTTGGATGTGAACAGCAAGCTGTAA
- the accD gene encoding acetyl-CoA carboxylase, carboxyltransferase subunit beta gives MAWFKRESIGITTSTEDKKEAPDGVWNKCPNCKKPLHYTEQVENQYVCHYCGYHLRIGSKEYFSVLFDNNEFTELFGNLRSGDPLEFVDTKKYSDRLKDTIAKTGLNDAIRAAHGTVGGMPLMVACMDFNFIGGSMGSVVGEKIARSIDYSIENKIPFLMISKSGGARMMEAAFSLMQMAKTSAKLALLAQARIPYISLLTDPTTGGVTASYAMLGDINIAEPGALIGFAGPRVIKETIKKDLPKGFQTAEFLQEHGFLDFIVDRREMKEKLSSFLKMMAH, from the coding sequence ATGGCGTGGTTTAAACGAGAATCGATAGGTATAACGACCTCTACCGAAGATAAAAAAGAAGCTCCTGATGGCGTTTGGAACAAATGCCCCAACTGCAAAAAGCCATTACATTATACCGAGCAGGTAGAGAACCAGTACGTTTGCCACTACTGCGGATATCACCTGCGCATCGGCTCCAAAGAATACTTTTCTGTTCTATTTGATAATAACGAGTTCACTGAGTTGTTTGGTAACCTGCGTTCGGGCGACCCACTTGAATTTGTTGACACCAAAAAATACAGTGACCGCTTAAAGGATACTATTGCGAAGACCGGCCTTAATGATGCCATTCGCGCCGCGCATGGCACCGTAGGTGGTATGCCTTTGATGGTTGCTTGTATGGACTTTAACTTTATAGGTGGCTCGATGGGATCGGTAGTAGGCGAAAAGATCGCCCGCTCGATCGACTATAGCATCGAGAATAAGATACCTTTCCTGATGATATCTAAATCAGGCGGCGCCCGTATGATGGAAGCGGCATTTTCGTTGATGCAAATGGCCAAGACATCGGCTAAATTGGCTTTGCTAGCTCAGGCACGCATCCCATATATCTCGTTGTTGACCGATCCTACTACTGGTGGTGTTACCGCGTCATACGCCATGCTGGGCGATATCAACATCGCTGAGCCGGGTGCACTGATCGGTTTTGCCGGGCCGCGTGTGATCAAGGAAACGATCAAAAAAGATCTTCCTAAAGGCTTCCAAACCGCCGAGTTCCTGCAAGAGCATGGCTTCCTTGACTTCATCGTCGACCGCCGCGAAATGAAGGAGAAACTATCCTCGTTCCTGAAAATGATGGCTCACTAA
- a CDS encoding M13 family metallopeptidase translates to MSLKFGNWVLAAAVCFTANAWAADGGKKAEKKADPPKKFIDPANMDRSVKPGDNFFEYANGGWLKSNTIPAKESRWGSFNILNDETKKKLQELVVDASKKASASPKGSITQRVGDLYASAMDTVAIDRLSYNPIKPDLQRIDGINNVDGVVNEITYQRTNAIGSPLFSFGVRQDPKNVSKYVVGFGQGGTSLPDRDYYLKSDARTKRIQDAYKQYIVDLFTLTGSTPEQAAKNATTIWNIETKLATAQMSRVEMRDPNKTYNKFALTDLYKTTPHLNWADILPKLKVGKQDTVLVSSPSFLASADQLLASTPVEDWKTYLKWSILKGSASTLSSPFVKAQFKFSSVLSGQLVQAPRYERMTSLVDGGLGELLGQLYVNKYFAPAAKQYMIGLVNNLKVALGDRIKRLEWMTPETKERALRKLNAFTVKIGYTDKFETYTGLTIDRNDYFGNLRRIGVWGYNDMVGRLGKPVDKTEWGMTPPTINAYYNPVNNEIVFPAGILQFPFFDFKADDAVNYGGIGAVIGHEMTHGFDDQGRQYDADGTLRDWWKKEDADKFKTRADRVVEQYNGYTVLDTIHVNGRLTLGENLADLGGLNIAYEAFKKTAQGKSNQKIDGFTPDQRFFLSWAQVWRGLQRPESAAQRILTDPHSPEQYRTNAPLTNIDAWYNAFDIQPGNKMYKKPEDRIKIW, encoded by the coding sequence ATGAGTTTAAAATTTGGAAATTGGGTACTTGCAGCTGCGGTTTGCTTCACGGCAAATGCGTGGGCTGCTGATGGTGGTAAGAAGGCTGAGAAGAAAGCCGATCCGCCAAAAAAATTCATTGATCCGGCCAATATGGACCGGTCAGTTAAACCTGGCGATAACTTTTTTGAGTACGCTAACGGCGGCTGGTTAAAAAGTAACACCATCCCTGCAAAGGAAAGCCGTTGGGGTAGCTTCAACATCCTGAACGACGAGACCAAGAAAAAACTCCAGGAACTGGTGGTAGATGCCAGCAAAAAAGCTTCGGCCTCGCCAAAAGGCAGCATCACCCAGCGCGTAGGCGACCTGTACGCCAGCGCTATGGATACCGTAGCCATCGACCGTTTGAGCTACAACCCTATCAAGCCTGACCTGCAACGCATAGACGGTATCAACAACGTTGACGGCGTAGTGAACGAGATCACATATCAACGCACCAATGCGATCGGTAGCCCGCTGTTCAGCTTTGGTGTTAGGCAAGACCCTAAAAATGTAAGCAAATATGTAGTTGGCTTTGGCCAGGGCGGTACCAGCCTGCCTGACCGCGATTACTACTTGAAAAGTGATGCCCGTACCAAACGCATCCAGGATGCTTACAAGCAATACATCGTTGACCTGTTCACCCTTACCGGCAGCACTCCTGAGCAAGCCGCTAAGAACGCGACAACCATTTGGAACATCGAGACCAAACTGGCCACGGCACAAATGAGCCGCGTTGAGATGCGCGACCCGAACAAGACCTACAACAAATTCGCGCTGACCGACCTTTACAAGACCACCCCTCACCTGAACTGGGCTGATATACTGCCTAAGTTGAAAGTGGGTAAGCAAGATACTGTACTGGTATCATCACCGTCTTTCCTGGCCAGTGCCGACCAATTGTTGGCCAGCACCCCGGTTGAAGATTGGAAGACCTACTTGAAATGGAGCATCCTGAAAGGCTCAGCAAGTACATTGAGCTCACCTTTCGTGAAGGCGCAGTTCAAATTTAGCAGTGTACTGAGCGGCCAGTTGGTGCAAGCGCCTCGTTACGAGCGCATGACCTCATTGGTTGATGGTGGCTTAGGCGAATTGCTGGGCCAATTATATGTGAACAAGTACTTTGCTCCTGCTGCCAAACAATACATGATCGGCCTGGTGAACAACCTTAAAGTTGCCCTGGGCGACCGCATCAAACGTTTGGAGTGGATGACACCTGAGACCAAAGAGCGTGCACTGCGCAAGTTGAACGCCTTTACCGTGAAGATCGGTTATACTGATAAGTTCGAGACCTATACCGGCCTGACCATTGACCGTAACGATTACTTTGGTAACCTGCGCCGCATTGGTGTTTGGGGTTATAATGACATGGTAGGCCGTTTGGGCAAACCTGTTGACAAGACCGAATGGGGTATGACACCTCCTACCATCAACGCTTACTACAACCCGGTAAATAACGAGATCGTGTTCCCTGCTGGTATCCTGCAGTTCCCGTTCTTTGATTTTAAAGCTGATGATGCCGTGAACTACGGTGGTATCGGCGCCGTTATCGGCCACGAGATGACCCACGGATTTGATGACCAGGGCCGTCAGTATGATGCCGATGGCACCCTGCGCGACTGGTGGAAAAAAGAAGATGCCGACAAGTTCAAGACCCGTGCCGACCGTGTGGTTGAGCAATACAACGGATACACCGTGTTAGACACCATCCACGTGAATGGCCGCCTGACCTTAGGTGAGAACCTGGCCGACCTTGGTGGTTTGAACATCGCTTACGAGGCGTTCAAAAAGACCGCTCAAGGCAAGTCGAACCAAAAGATCGATGGTTTTACACCTGACCAGCGCTTCTTCCTGTCATGGGCACAAGTGTGGAGAGGCTTACAACGTCCTGAGTCGGCTGCACAACGCATCCTGACCGACCCTCACTCACCTGAGCAGTACCGTACTAATGCCCCGTTGACCAACATCGACGCATGGTACAATGCCTTCGATATTCAACCAGGCAACAAAATGTACAAAAAGCCTGAAGATCGTATCAAGATCTGGTAA
- a CDS encoding MBL fold metallo-hydrolase: MLIHQFYDTDLAHASYAILRANKVIVVDPARDPQPYYDFAALHEADIVGIIETHPHADFVSAHLEMHQTTGATIYASRLLDGNYPHQTFDDGDVIHLADIDLKAINTPGHSPDSICILVEDENGNSTALFSGDTLFVGDVGRPDLREEVGGIKAKKEDLAKQMYSSTREKLMTLPPDVVVYPAHGPGSLCGKNMSPDLQSTIGRELRENYALQLMDEPEFVRVLTSDQPFSPVYFGYDVELNKNGAPAYAASMAAIERMPADVELVADALVVDTRPKDKFNAGHVKNAINLQLQGKFETWLGAVIKPKEAFYLIADNHDLLELSLARAAKIGYEAQIKGALLAPINATEASAQLDTEHFRNHPDEYTIIDTRNWNEINGGLIFANSLTIPLPELRDRLNEIPANRPIVVHCAAGYRSAAARSIITSVISEVPVYDLGEEIRNF, translated from the coding sequence ATGCTCATCCATCAATTTTACGATACCGACCTTGCCCATGCCTCGTACGCTATACTGCGTGCTAACAAAGTGATCGTGGTAGATCCTGCCCGCGATCCGCAGCCTTACTATGACTTTGCCGCCTTGCACGAAGCCGATATCGTGGGCATTATCGAGACCCACCCACATGCCGATTTTGTGAGCGCTCACCTCGAGATGCACCAAACCACAGGCGCTACTATATATGCCAGCCGCTTGCTGGATGGCAACTACCCGCACCAGACCTTCGATGATGGCGACGTGATCCACCTGGCAGACATTGACCTGAAGGCGATCAATACGCCTGGTCACTCGCCCGATTCCATTTGCATACTGGTAGAGGACGAGAATGGCAACAGTACGGCCCTCTTCAGCGGCGACACCCTTTTTGTGGGTGATGTGGGCCGGCCCGACCTGCGCGAAGAGGTAGGCGGCATTAAAGCTAAAAAAGAGGATCTGGCAAAGCAGATGTACAGCAGTACCCGAGAAAAGCTCATGACCCTGCCGCCCGATGTGGTGGTTTACCCGGCGCACGGTCCCGGATCGTTATGCGGAAAGAACATGAGCCCCGACCTGCAAAGCACCATAGGACGCGAACTACGTGAGAACTATGCGCTGCAATTGATGGACGAACCCGAATTTGTACGGGTATTGACGTCTGACCAGCCGTTCAGCCCCGTGTATTTTGGGTACGATGTAGAACTGAACAAGAACGGTGCTCCAGCCTATGCAGCCAGCATGGCAGCCATTGAGCGCATGCCTGCCGATGTTGAGTTGGTGGCTGATGCCTTGGTGGTGGACACCCGCCCGAAGGACAAATTCAATGCAGGACACGTTAAAAATGCCATCAATCTACAATTGCAGGGCAAATTTGAGACCTGGCTGGGTGCCGTGATCAAACCCAAAGAAGCATTTTATCTCATTGCCGATAACCACGACCTGCTAGAACTTTCGCTTGCCCGCGCGGCCAAGATCGGTTACGAGGCGCAGATCAAAGGCGCACTACTTGCTCCTATCAACGCGACAGAAGCATCGGCGCAACTGGATACTGAGCATTTCAGGAACCACCCCGATGAATATACCATCATTGACACCCGCAACTGGAACGAGATCAACGGCGGGCTGATCTTTGCCAACAGCCTGACCATACCCCTACCCGAGTTGCGTGACCGCCTGAACGAGATACCGGCCAATAGACCCATCGTGGTTCATTGCGCTGCGGGATACCGTTCGGCAGCTGCGCGCAGCATCATCACCAGCGTGATCAGCGAGGTGCCGGTGTATGACCTGGGCGAGGAGATCAGGAATTTTTAA
- the mnmD gene encoding tRNA (5-methylaminomethyl-2-thiouridine)(34)-methyltransferase MnmD has product MSNLSIVTTADGSRTIFNAEVGENYHSKHGALQESRHVFLQQGLDYFLTNNGQPGQLSVLEVGFGTGLNFLLTADHCTQNNIKLNYTGIEAYPLTTDLLSATGYQEHVPEAIWNSFLYSYPDALLGEVELNDTIDLQIAHTQLLTYTADSTFNVIYFDAFAAIHQPEMWDEEAIAHTIKFLAPGGVFVTYAITGNLKRQLKALGLTVQKAPGAPGKREMLRAISPV; this is encoded by the coding sequence ATGTCAAACCTTTCGATAGTGACCACGGCCGATGGGTCGAGAACGATATTTAATGCTGAGGTGGGCGAAAATTACCACTCCAAGCATGGTGCATTGCAAGAGAGCCGCCATGTTTTCCTGCAGCAAGGGCTCGACTATTTTTTGACCAACAACGGCCAGCCTGGGCAGTTATCGGTATTGGAGGTCGGTTTTGGCACAGGCCTCAACTTTTTACTCACGGCCGATCACTGCACACAAAATAACATCAAGCTCAATTACACAGGTATAGAGGCTTACCCGCTCACCACCGATCTGCTATCGGCCACGGGCTACCAGGAGCATGTTCCAGAGGCGATATGGAATAGCTTTTTATATAGCTACCCTGATGCTCTTCTTGGCGAGGTCGAACTGAATGATACGATCGACCTGCAGATCGCCCATACCCAACTCCTCACCTACACCGCCGACAGCACTTTCAATGTCATCTACTTTGATGCTTTTGCGGCCATACATCAACCCGAAATGTGGGACGAAGAAGCCATAGCCCACACCATTAAGTTCCTGGCTCCGGGTGGCGTCTTCGTCACTTACGCTATTACCGGCAACCTGAAACGCCAGTTAAAGGCACTGGGCCTTACCGTGCAAAAGGCACCCGGCGCGCCGGGCAAACGCGAGATGCTGCGTGCCATCAGTCCGGTGTAA
- the mazG gene encoding nucleoside triphosphate pyrophosphohydrolase — MPLIPPVTGQTPATSFERLLHIMNDLRENCPWDKKQTLESLRHLTIEETYELSDAILSDDMDEIRKEIGDIMLHLVFYARIASETGAFGITEVLNGICDKLINRHPHIYSDTDANNEEEVKRNWEKIKLQEGNRSVLGGVPASLPALVKASRIQEKARGIGFDWENKAQVWQKVEEEMQEFRDEFNAEDDTIIDHDRAESEFGDLMFSLINYARFININPEDALEKTNRKFIKRFQYMEQRAHENGQKLQDMTLAEMDVHWNEAKKL; from the coding sequence ATGCCTTTGATCCCTCCTGTTACCGGCCAAACACCTGCCACCTCATTTGAGCGTTTACTGCACATCATGAACGACCTGCGCGAAAATTGTCCGTGGGATAAGAAACAAACGCTTGAAAGCCTTCGCCACCTCACCATCGAGGAGACCTACGAACTATCGGACGCTATATTGAGCGACGATATGGACGAGATACGTAAAGAGATCGGCGACATTATGCTGCACCTGGTGTTCTATGCCCGTATCGCTTCTGAAACGGGTGCGTTCGGCATCACCGAGGTGCTCAACGGCATTTGCGATAAGCTGATCAACCGTCATCCCCACATCTATAGCGATACCGATGCCAATAATGAGGAAGAGGTAAAACGCAACTGGGAAAAGATCAAGCTGCAGGAAGGCAACCGCTCGGTGCTGGGCGGTGTACCAGCCTCGTTGCCAGCGCTGGTGAAGGCCTCTCGCATACAGGAAAAAGCCCGCGGCATAGGGTTCGACTGGGAGAACAAGGCCCAGGTATGGCAAAAGGTGGAGGAAGAGATGCAGGAATTCAGGGATGAGTTCAACGCGGAGGACGATACTATCATTGATCACGACCGTGCCGAAAGCGAATTTGGCGACCTCATGTTCTCGCTCATCAACTACGCCCGCTTCATCAACATCAATCCCGAGGATGCACTGGAAAAGACCAACCGCAAATTCATCAAGCGCTTTCAGTACATGGAGCAGCGCGCGCACGAGAACGGGCAAAAGCTGCAGGACATGACCCTGGCCGAAATGGACGTGCACTGGAACGAAGCCAAAAAGTTGTGA
- a CDS encoding RNA polymerase sigma factor, with product MHEPNSSAEYELIQRCKTGSIKHQEQLYKQFYGYAMGVGLRYCDSRDDALEVVNDAFIKVFNTIMSYNADRSFKAWLRRIIINTAIDRRRKDLKFQLHTDMDHAGHIGHNHTAIHLLNAKDILKLLDGLPTVQRAIFNLYEIDGYDHEEISVMLSIPASSSRVYLSRAKEKLRKALTTEAHSHE from the coding sequence ATGCACGAACCCAACAGCAGCGCTGAGTACGAACTGATACAGCGTTGCAAAACAGGCTCCATCAAGCACCAGGAACAGCTATATAAGCAGTTCTATGGCTATGCTATGGGCGTTGGGCTGCGTTATTGCGATAGCCGTGATGATGCACTGGAGGTGGTGAACGACGCCTTTATTAAGGTATTCAACACCATTATGAGCTACAATGCCGACCGCTCATTTAAAGCATGGCTGCGGCGCATCATCATCAATACGGCCATTGACCGGCGGCGCAAGGACCTCAAGTTCCAGTTGCATACCGACATGGATCATGCGGGCCACATTGGCCATAATCACACGGCCATACACCTGCTCAATGCTAAGGATATATTGAAATTACTGGACGGGCTGCCCACCGTACAACGGGCCATATTTAACTTATATGAGATCGACGGTTACGACCATGAAGAGATATCCGTTATGTTAAGCATCCCGGCGAGTTCATCGAGGGTATATTTAAGCCGGGCCAAAGAGAAATTAAGAAAGGCGTTGACCACAGAAGCACATAGCCATGAGTGA